Genomic DNA from Pseudomonas helmanticensis:
CAGGTCATCTGTGTGATGCGCGAACGCACGCGCTTCGATGCCGATCTGTTGGCGCGTTTGCCTAATCTGAAACTGCTGGTGACCGGTGGCATGCGCAATGCTGCACTGGATCTGCCGGCGGCAGCAAAACTCGGCATCCAGGTCTGCGGCACCGACAGTTACAAGCATGCGGCGCCGGAACTGACCTGGGCGCTGATCATGGCGGCCACGCGCAATCTGCTTGCTGAAGCCAACGCTCTGCGCGCCGGGCAATGGCAACAAGGGCTGGGCGGCGACCTGCATGGCAAGACTCTGGCCATTCTCGGTTTGGGCAGTATTGGCCAGCGTGTCGCGCAGTTCGGCCAAGTGTTTGGCATGCGCGTGATTGCCTGGAGCGAAAACCTCACCGCCGAACGCGCGCAGCAGGTTGGCGTGACCTATGTCAGCAAGCAGCAACTGTTCGAGCAGGCTGATGTGCTTTCGGTGCATCTGGTGCTCAGCGAGCGCAGTCGCGGGCTGGTCGATGCACAGGCACTGGCCTCGATGAAAGCCACAGCATTGCTGGTGAACACGGCGCGCGGGCCGATTGTCGATGAACCGGCGCTGATCAAGGCGTTGCAGAAGCGGCAGATCGCCGGCGCGGCGCTGGATGTTTTCGCTGAAGAGCCGCTACCAGCGCTGCACCCTTTTCGCACACTGGATAACGTACTGGCGACACCGCACGTGGGGTATGTCAGCCGACAGAACTATCAACAGTTCTTTTCGCAAATGATCGAGGATATTCAAGCCTGGGCGACGGACAAGCCAATTCGCCTGTTGAATTAATTTGCCTGACACCGCACCTGTGTAGGAGCTGCCGAAGGCTGCGATCTTTTGATGTTGTTTTTAAGATCAAGATCAAAAGATCGCAGCCTTCGGCAGCTCCTACAGGGGTCACCTGATCAACAAACTGTTCGCACCACAACAGTGCACCCGCACTTCTCGCTAGCACAAAATCGTGACCGCCCAGTCACCGTTTTGGCCCCTCCCGCTAAAAAAACCTGCACTTCGTCGGTGCGTTTGCCCCTCCCGAGCACGGTTGTCGTTAACGGCAAACCGATTGTCGAACAATTTACCCATTTGCTCTGGCCCGCTCTAGGATCTGGCCTAGACTGGTTTTTTCGGGGTTCGACCTGCCGGTCATATTGCGGAAAAAAACTCGAAACTTTTGCACGAAGCGGCAGGTCATCTGAAAGGCAGGGCCAAAGCGACTGGTGCAATCCTTGCAACGGCCCGATCACCCATTCTGCTTGCGCGTGTTGGGTAGCGTTTGCTCACCGATGCCGGGCGTGATTGCGCTCGCGGTATGTAGGAGCTGCCGCAGGCTGCGATCTTTTGATCCTTGCAAAAGCCAAAGATCGCAGCCTTCGGTAGCTCCTACAGGGAATGAGAAGAATCAGATCAATAACACGGGAGATTCATATGATCAGTGCGGCATTGGATATTCAGGGAGAGCGTGCTCAACAGTCAGTTGGCGAAGCGAGCACCGTCAGCGTTCCCGGCAGCCGACAGATCAACGTCCCCGGCACCAAGACGCTGACTCCGGTTGCGAGTCAGAATCCCAACAAGAAGAAAGTGTTGTTCGTGACCTCGGAAATCGCCGATCTGGTCAAGACCGGCGGTCTGGGTGACGTGTCCGCCGCCCTGCCCCGCGCCATGGCGCACCTGCATGACGTGCGCGTGCTGATTCCCGGTTACCCGCAAGTGATGCACAGCGAGAACCCGATCCACATCATCGGCGAACTCGGCGGCCATGCTGCGCTGCCACCGTGCCAGATCGGTCGCATGGACATGCCGGACGGCCTGGTGATTTACGTGCTGATCTGCCCTGAACTCTACGAGCGTGAAGGTTCGCCCTACGGCGCCAACAACGGTCGCGACTGGCCGGACAACCACATTCGTTTCGCCCGCCTCGGTCTGGCCGCTGCCGACATTGCCGCCAACCTTGCGCAAATCCACTGGTGCCCGGATCTGGTGCACGCCCATGACTGGCCGGCCGGCCTGGCCCCGGCATATATGCACTGGCGAGGGCAGCGCACGCCAACACTGTTCACTATTCACAACCTTGCCTATCAAGGCGTGACCAGCCTCGGCTCTTGCCCTGAGCTGGGTATTCCCGCGCATGCCCTGCAACAGGAAGGGATGGAGTTCTACGGCAAGATGTCGTTCCTCAAGGCCGGCATGGCCTATTCGAGCCACATCACCACCGTCAGCGCGACTTATGCTCAGGAAATCACCACCCCGGATTTCGGCTGTGGCCTCGACGGTTTTCTGGCCGCCAAGACCCAGCAAGGCTTGCTCAGCGGTATTCCCAACGGCATCGATGAGAGCTGGGACGCGGCCACCGATCCACACCTGTTCGCACCGTTCGCCATTGGTGACTGGGAAGGCAAAGCCGTCAACGCCGCCCACGTCCGCGACCTGTTTGAACTGAATGACTCCGAAGGCCCGTTGTTCGCTGTGGTGTCACGCTTGGTCTATCAGAAAGGCCTCGACCTGACCCAGGCCGTTTCCGAGTACATCGTACAAAACGGCGGCCAGATCGCGATCATCGGTCGCGGCGAGCCGGAGGAAGAACAGGCCATGCGTGAACTGGCACTGCGCTTTCCCGGGCAGATCGGTGTGCGCATCGGCTTCAATGAAACCGACGCCCGACGCATGTTCGCCGGCAGCGATTTCCTGCTGATGCCATCGCGTTATGAACCTTGCGGCCTGAGCCAGATGTACGCCCAGCGCTTCGGCTCGTTGCCGGTGGCGCGCAATACCGGCGGGCTGGCCGACACCATTGAAAACGGTGTCACCGGGTTCCTTTTCGACGAATCCACCGCTGAAAGTTACCAAGAAGCCCTGAGCCGTGCGTTCAAGGTTTTCGCCTTTCCAGAGCTGCTCAATGCCATGCGTTGCCGCGCGATGGCGGCGCCGTTCAACTGGTGCAAAGCGGTTGAACCGTACGCCGAACTCTACGAACAACTGGTGGCCAAGGCCTTGGGCAAAGCGATTCACAAGTAACAGGGAGGTCAACGATGCCGTTACGGTCTACTGAAAACTGGCCCCACGGCGCGATCATGCTGGACGCCGAACACACGCAATTTGCGCTGTGGGCGCCGGATGCGTTTTACGTCAGTGTCGAGCTGGACAATGGCCAGTCGCTGCCGATGCTGCCGCAGGCAGACGGCTGGTTCGTGATCAAGACCCGCTGTCCGGCGGGTACGCGTTATCGCTACAACATCGACGGCGAACTGGAGGTGCCCGACCCGGCCTCCAGAGCGCAGGACGGCGACCTCGACCGCCATAGCGTGGTGGTCGATCCGCTGGCCTACGCATGGCGACACAGTGCCTGGCACGGTCGGCCGTGGAGCGAAGCGGTGATCTACGAATTGCACGTTGGTGCGCTCGGCGGTTTTGCCGAAGTCGAACAACATCTGGCGCGCCTCGCGGGGCTTGGCATCACCGCCATCGAACTGATGCCGCTGGCGCAGTTCCCCGGCGAACGCAACTGGGGTTACGACGGTGTCTTGCCCTACGCACCGCAAGCCTCCTACGGCACCCCGGAACAACTCAAACACCTGATCGACAGCGCTCACGGCCACGGCTTGGCGGTCATTCTCGATGTGGTTTACAACCACTTCGGCCCTGACGGCAATTACCTGCACCGATACGCCAAAGGCTTTTTTCGCGAGGATAAACATACGCCGTGGGGCGCAGCGATCGATTTTCGCCGCACCGAAGTGCGCGAATTCTTTATCGAAAACGCCCTGATGTGGTTGCTCGAATACCGCTTCGACGGACTGCGCCTGGATGCCGTGCATGCCATCGAAGACCCGGATTTCCTCACGGAGATGGCCCAGCGCATCCGCGCGCAGATCGACCCGAGCCGGCATGTGTGGCTGACCGTGGAAAACGAACTCAACCAGTCGAGCCTGCTCGAATACGATTACGACGCGCAGTGGAACGACGACGGCCATAACGCCCTGCACGTCTTGCTCACCGGCGAAACCGACGCCTATTACGCCGACTACGCCGCGCAACCGACCGAACAACTGGTGCGCTGCCTGAGCCAGGGTTTTGTATTCCAGGGTCATATCACCCGCCACGGCGAACCGCGCGGCGAGCCGAGCGAGCACCTGCCGTCGACGGCGTTCGTGCTGTTCCTGCAAAACCACGATCAGATCGGCAACCGCGCGTTCGGCGAGCGCCTGCATCAATTGGCCGACCCACGCGCAGTGCAGGCCGCGACAGTGCTGTTGCTGCTGTCGCCGATGATTCCGCTGATGTTCATGGGCGATGAATTTGCCGCCGAGCAACCGTTCCTGTTTTTCACCAGTCACCACGGTGAACTGGCCGAACGGGTGCGCGAGGGGCGACGCAGTGAATTCGCCGCGTTCAGCGCCTTCACCGATCCGCACAAGCGCGAGCAGATTCCCGACCCGAATGCCGAACAAACCTTCCACGCCTCGCAGCCAAGGTTGATCGGCACTGGCAGCGCAAAACAGCAGGAAACCTTCGCGCTGTACCAAAAGCTCCTGCAATTTCGCCATCAATACATCATTGCGCATCTGTCCGGTACGCAAGCGCTCGGCGCGCATATGCTCGGTTATGGCGCGGTCAGTGCGCGCTGGCGCCTGGGCGACGGCAGCGAGCTGCGAATTGACCTGAACCTCAGCGACACGCCAGTGGTCAACCCTCCACAGACCGACGCCGTGTGGCTGTTTCAACAGCCGCCCGTTGCGGCGCTGTCGGAGCCGGGCCAACTGCCGGCGTATTGCGCGCTTGTCAGCCTCACGGCCGCAACCCCTTTGCAACCTCTGGATGGAGAGCGCCTATGAGCGATGCGCAACTGGAAATTCTCGCCAGCCGAGCCGGCCTTGCCGTCGACTGGATCGACGCCAATGGTCGCCCGCAAAAAGTCGCCCCGGCGGTACTGCGCAACGTCCTCATCGGATTGGGCCACCCCGCCAGCACGGCGCAGGAAATCGACGCCAGCCTGCTCGAACTGCAAGCCGTGCAGCAAGACCGCCATCTACCGCCGCTGCTCACCAGCGATGTCGGCGTCGGCCTTGATCTGGCGCGTTACTTCGCACCGCAAACACCTTGTGAAATCCACCTCGAAGACGGTTCACGGCTGAACCTCAAACTTGACAGCGAAGCGGTCTTGCCCGGCCTGATCCCGGTCGGATATCAGCAAGTGCACATTGCCGATCAATATTTCACGCTGGCCGTGGCCCCGGAACGCTGCTTCAGCGTCGGTGATGCGGTCGACAATCCGATCCCGCGCGCCTGGGGCCTGAGCGTGCAACTGTATTCGTTGCGCCGCCCCGGCGACGGCGGCTTCGGTGACACTCAGGCGCTGGAAGAACTCGTCCGCGTTGCCGGTGAGCGCGGCGCCGAAGCGTTGGCGATCAGCCCGCTGCATGCGATGTTCAGCGCCGACACCGGCCGTTACAGCCCTTACTCGCCGTCCAGCCGCCTGTTCCTCAACTCACTTTACGCCGCCCCGGGGGCCATTCTCGGCGAGCGAGCCCTGCGCGATGCCATCGACGCCAGCGGTCTGGCCGAAACATTCGCGCAACTGGAAGATTTGAAACTGATCGACTGGCCCACCGCTGCCGAGGCCAAACAGCAACTTCTGCACGCCTTGTATGAAGGCTTTATTGCCGGCGATCACCCATTGCACCCGGACTTTGCCAGTTTCCGTCATAGCGGTGGCGAAGCCCTGGAAAACCACTGCCGCTTCGAAGCGATCCAGGAAATGCGCGCCGCCCGGGGTGAGAGCCTCGACTGGCGCCAATGGCCGGCGCACTGGCATGACCCGCGCGGCGCCGCGCTGGAAGCCTTCGCCGAAGAATACGCCGAACGCATCGGCTACTTTGCCTTTTGCCAATGGCTGATCCATCGCTGCCTGGAGCGTGCGCAAACCGCCGCCCGCAGCGCTGGCATGGGCATTGGCCTGATCGCGGATCTGGCGGTCGGGGCCGATGGCGCCGGCAGTCAGGCCTGGAGTTTTCAGGATGAGTTGCTCGCCTCGCTCACCGTCGGTGCTCCGCCGGATATCCTCAACCGTTCCGGTCAGGGCTGGGGGATTTCCGCGTTTTCCCCTGAGGGTCTGATCCGCAATGGTTTCCGCGCTTTCATCGACATGCTCCGGGCCAATTTCGCCCACGCGGGCGGTCTGCGCATCGACCACGTGATGGGCCTGCAACGCCTGTGGGTGATTCCCAACGGCGCGCTGCCCGCCGACGGCGCCTATCTGTATTACCCGGTCGATGACCTGCTGCGGCTGCTGACCCTCGAATCCCATCGCCATCAAGCGATCGTCCTCGGTGAAGACCTCGGCACCGTGCCCGATGGCCTGCGCGAGAAACTCATCGCCCGCTCGATGCTCGGCATGCGCGTGCTGTTGTTCGAACAGGACAACTGCCACTTCAAACCCATCCTCGACTGGCCGGACAACGCCCTCGCAACCACCAGCACCCACGACCTGCCGACAATCAATGGCTGGTGGCATGGCCGCGACATCGACTGGAACGCCCGACTGGGTTTTGTCGATGCCAACGGCGAAATCGAATGGCGTCATCATCGCCAGCGTGAGCGCGAAGGCCTGCGCAGTGCCTTGAGCCAGGACCCGCAAAACTTTCGCGAGGAATCCCACGAAGCCGATCAAGTGGTCGACGCTGCGGTGCGTTTCCTCGGCCATACCCGCGCGCCACTGGTGCTGCTGCCGCTGGAAGATGCGCTGGGTATCAACGAACAGGCGAACCTGCCCGGCACCGTCGACACGCACCCGAACTGGTCGCGGCGCCTGCCCGGCACCAGTGAAGCCTTGCTCGACGGTGCCGATGCAGCGCGGCGGCTTGAGTTGCTGGCGTGCGCACGCCTCCAGGCTGCCGAGCGTGACCAATGAATCAAACGCTCATACAGCCCCTGCGCGCGACGTTGCGCCTGCAATTTCATCAAGGTTTCACCCTCGAACAAGCGGTGCCACTGGTGCCGTATTTCGCCAGTCTTGGTATCAGCCATATCTACGCCTCGCCGCTACTCGCGGCGCGGTCCGGTTCGATGCATGGCTACGACGTGGTCGACCCGACCCAGGTCAACCCGGAACTCGGCGGCGAGCTGGCACTGCGGCGATTGGTCAGCACCCTGCGCGAACACAACATGGGGCTGATCCTCGACATCGTCTCTAACCACATGGCCGTCGGTGGTAGCGATAACCCGTGGTGGCTGGACCTGCTGGAATGGGGAAGACTAAGCCCCTACGGTGAATTCTTCGATATTCAATGGCACTCGCCCGACCCGTTGATGGAGGGCCAGTTGTTGCTGCCATTCCTTGGCAGCGATTACGGCGTGGCGTTGCAAGAAGGCACGCTGAAGCTGCATTTCGATGCAGACAAAGGCCGCTTTCATGTCGAGCATTACGACCATCATTTCCCGATTTGCCCGAACGATTACGGCGAATTGCTGAAATCCATAGAAGCGCTAAAACCTCTCGCGGATCGCTTCAGCACGCTGAGTTACCAGACCGATGCGCATGCGCTGGCGATCCCGCTGAAGGACGAGTTGCGGCAACTGGCGCGCGACCCACAGATCCTCGCCGCCATTCAGCGCAACCTTGAGCGTTACGACTCGACCACGGCCGAAGGCTTCCAGCAGTTGCATCAATTGCTCGAACGGCAAAGCTATCGCCTCGCCAGTTGGCGCACGGCGGCGGATGACATCAACTGGCGGCGTTTTTTCGACATCAACGAACTCGGCGGCCTGCGCGTCGAACGCCCCGCCGTGTTCGAAGCCACCCACGGCAAGATCTTCCAGCTGATCGCCGAAGGCCTGGTTGACGGTTTGCGCATCGACCACATCGACGGCCTCGCCGACCCGCGTGGTTACTGCCGCAAATTGCGTCGTCGTGTCGATCTGTTGGCACCGGGCCGGCACTTGCCGATCTACGTGGAAAAGATCCTCGGAGCCGGCGAAACCCTGCACCGCGACTGGGCGGTGGACGGCACCACCGGTTACGAGTTCATGAATCAGCTGTCGCTGTTGCAACACGATCCCGATGGTGAATACGTTCTCGGTGATCTGTGGCAGCGGCGCACCGAACGCCCGGCAGCGTTTATCGAAGAAGCGCAACTGGCGCGTCAGCAGATTCTCAACGGTTCGCTCGCCAGCGATTGCGAAAGCGTCGCCCAGGCCTTGCTGCAAGTGGCGCGCGACGACCTGATGACCCGCGACCTGACGCTTGGCGCGATCCGCCGAGTGCTACAGGCGTTGATCGTGCACTTCCCGGTTTATCGCACCTACATCAGTGCCATGGGTCGTTCCGCCGAGGACGAGGTGTTTTTCCAGCAGGCCATGGACGGTGCCCGGCAAACCCTCAGCGAAGCCGACTGGCCAGTGCTCGACTGCGTGGCGACCTGGCTCGGTGGCACGCCGTGGCGGCGCAAACCGCGCGGGCGCTCACGCAAGATCCTCAAGCATGCCTGCGTGCGCTTTCAGCAACTCACCTCACCGGCAGCGGCCAAAGCCGTCGAAGACACCGCGTTGTATCGCTCGGCAGTGCTGCTGTCGCGCAACGATGTCGGCTACAACACGGAACAATTCAGCGCGCCGGTCAGCGATTTCCATGCGGTCAATCAGCGTCGCCTGAGCGAGTTTGCCGACAACCTGCTGGCCACCGCGACGCACGATCACAAACGCGGCGAAGACACCCGCGCGCGTCTGGCCGTGCTCAGTGAGCGCAGCCATTGGTACGCCGAGCAGGTCGAACTGTGGCGCGCCCTCGCCCGCCCGGTTCGCGTCGATGATCAAGTACCGTCGGCCGGCGATGAGCTGATTCTCTATCAAGCCTTGCTCGGCAGTTGGCCGCTGGATTTGCGGGATGACGATCAACAGGGTTTCGCCGACTACGCCAAGCGTATCTGGCAGTGGCAACAGAAAGCCCTGCGTGAGGCGAAGCTGCAAAGCAGTTGGAGCGCGCCGAACGAAGCCTATGAAAATGCGACCCAGGCGTTTACCGAGCAACTGCTCACCGGTGATGACGGCGAACTGCTGCGCGCCGCACTGGCCAAGACCGCCAACAGCATCGCCGCTGCCGGCGCCCTCAACGGTTTGGCGCAAACCTTGCTGCGCATGACGGTGCCGGGCGTTCCGGATCTGTATCAGGGCAACGAGTTCTGGGATTTCAGCCTGGTCGATCCGGACAATCGCCGGCCGGTAGATTACGCCGCTCGCGCGCAGTCCCTGCAGGAGCCACTGGCGACTGTGGAGTTACTGACGAACTGGCGTGACGGGCGCATCAAGCAAGCCTTGATCGCCGAGGTGCTGAACCTGCGCGCCGAACATGCCGGGTTGTTTCGGCGTGGCACGTACCAGGCCCTGGAGGTGCTGGGCCGCCAGGCGCACAACGTGCTCGCGTTTGCCCGTGAACACGAGGGGAAATACGCCATCGTGATCGTACCGATCCGTTGCGCAACGTTGCTGGAAAACGGTGCTGTACCTCAGGTCGATGCGCTGCGCTGGGGCGATACACGGGTGGTTTTACCGTTCGCCGCCTCTGACACAAACCTGAAGGGACTTTTTTCAAGCAGCGCAGTCACAAAAAACAGGGAGCTGAATATCAGCGACGCGCTGGGGGATGTCCCGGTCAATCTCTTTATCCAACACTTAACGTAAGCACGAGTTCAGTTCAGGAGCATTGCGATGAGCACCGACGATAAACGCATCCGCGAATTCGCCTATCAGATCTGGGAATCCGAAGGGAAACCTGAAGGCCACGAAGAGCGCCACTGGGAGATGGCGCGCAAACTGGCCGAAGCTGAAGCGCTGGCACCGAAGAAGCCGCCAAAAGCCGCTGGCAGCAAAACTGCGGGCAAGACCGCTGCTGACGGCAAGAGCGCTGCTGACAAGCCCAAAGCGGCTGCCAAGGCCAAACCGGCGACCGCCGCCAAAGTTCTTCCCCCGGGCGAAAAACCTGCCGAGAAAAAGCCTAAAGCGCCGCGAAAGCCTTCGGCGATCTGACGCTTCCCGGATATTTGAACTAAACGACTGTGTGGCGGGTTTGCTCGCCACTGAGGGCCAACTCGCCCTGAAGAAACCCACAATTCCCCTATGGACCTGGGCATTTTGTGGCGAGGGGATTTATCCCCGTTGGGTTGCGAAGCAGCCCCAAATGCTGCACATGCGGTACATCAGATGCGCCGAGTGCAATGATTTTGCGACTGCTACGCAGCCGAACGGGGATAAATCCCCTCGCCACAAAAGCCCGCTGCCACAGGGGATCAGCGTCAACTGAACCATCCCCGTTTTTTTGCAGGAGCAATCATGACCCGTCCAAAGAAAGCCGAGCCCACCGCGCACGTCGAGCCGTCGAGAATTCGTGAAGGCCTGCCCTTCCCGCTCGGTGCGACCTGGGATGGGCTGGGGGTGAATTTTGCCCTGTTCTCCGCCAATGCCACCAAGGTCGAACTGTGCATCTTCGACGACGCCGGCGAGGTCGAACTCGAACGTATCGAGCTGCCGGAATACACCGACGAGATCTACCACGGCTACCTGCCCGATGCGCATCCGGGGCTGATCTACGGCTACCGCGTCTACGGCGCGTACGACCCGGCCAACGGTCATCGTTTCAACCACAACAAATTGCTCATCGACCCGTATGCCAAGCAACTGGTCGGCGAACTGAAATGGTCGGAAGCTTTGTTTGGCTACACCATCGGCCATCCCGACGCCGACCTCAGTTTCGATGAACGCGACAGCGCGCCTTTCGTGCCCAAGTGCAAGGTCATCGACCCGGCGCACACCTGGGGCAACGACCATCGGGTCAGCGTGCCGTGGGACAAGACCATCATTTATG
This window encodes:
- a CDS encoding D-2-hydroxyacid dehydrogenase family protein, which encodes MAVQIAVIDDWQDVARDVVDWSLLDSIGEVTFEHDYPADNATLAARLGKYQVICVMRERTRFDADLLARLPNLKLLVTGGMRNAALDLPAAAKLGIQVCGTDSYKHAAPELTWALIMAATRNLLAEANALRAGQWQQGLGGDLHGKTLAILGLGSIGQRVAQFGQVFGMRVIAWSENLTAERAQQVGVTYVSKQQLFEQADVLSVHLVLSERSRGLVDAQALASMKATALLVNTARGPIVDEPALIKALQKRQIAGAALDVFAEEPLPALHPFRTLDNVLATPHVGYVSRQNYQQFFSQMIEDIQAWATDKPIRLLN
- the glgA gene encoding glycogen synthase GlgA, giving the protein MISAALDIQGERAQQSVGEASTVSVPGSRQINVPGTKTLTPVASQNPNKKKVLFVTSEIADLVKTGGLGDVSAALPRAMAHLHDVRVLIPGYPQVMHSENPIHIIGELGGHAALPPCQIGRMDMPDGLVIYVLICPELYEREGSPYGANNGRDWPDNHIRFARLGLAAADIAANLAQIHWCPDLVHAHDWPAGLAPAYMHWRGQRTPTLFTIHNLAYQGVTSLGSCPELGIPAHALQQEGMEFYGKMSFLKAGMAYSSHITTVSATYAQEITTPDFGCGLDGFLAAKTQQGLLSGIPNGIDESWDAATDPHLFAPFAIGDWEGKAVNAAHVRDLFELNDSEGPLFAVVSRLVYQKGLDLTQAVSEYIVQNGGQIAIIGRGEPEEEQAMRELALRFPGQIGVRIGFNETDARRMFAGSDFLLMPSRYEPCGLSQMYAQRFGSLPVARNTGGLADTIENGVTGFLFDESTAESYQEALSRAFKVFAFPELLNAMRCRAMAAPFNWCKAVEPYAELYEQLVAKALGKAIHK
- the treZ gene encoding malto-oligosyltrehalose trehalohydrolase, with the translated sequence MPLRSTENWPHGAIMLDAEHTQFALWAPDAFYVSVELDNGQSLPMLPQADGWFVIKTRCPAGTRYRYNIDGELEVPDPASRAQDGDLDRHSVVVDPLAYAWRHSAWHGRPWSEAVIYELHVGALGGFAEVEQHLARLAGLGITAIELMPLAQFPGERNWGYDGVLPYAPQASYGTPEQLKHLIDSAHGHGLAVILDVVYNHFGPDGNYLHRYAKGFFREDKHTPWGAAIDFRRTEVREFFIENALMWLLEYRFDGLRLDAVHAIEDPDFLTEMAQRIRAQIDPSRHVWLTVENELNQSSLLEYDYDAQWNDDGHNALHVLLTGETDAYYADYAAQPTEQLVRCLSQGFVFQGHITRHGEPRGEPSEHLPSTAFVLFLQNHDQIGNRAFGERLHQLADPRAVQAATVLLLLSPMIPLMFMGDEFAAEQPFLFFTSHHGELAERVREGRRSEFAAFSAFTDPHKREQIPDPNAEQTFHASQPRLIGTGSAKQQETFALYQKLLQFRHQYIIAHLSGTQALGAHMLGYGAVSARWRLGDGSELRIDLNLSDTPVVNPPQTDAVWLFQQPPVAALSEPGQLPAYCALVSLTAATPLQPLDGERL
- the malQ gene encoding 4-alpha-glucanotransferase produces the protein MSDAQLEILASRAGLAVDWIDANGRPQKVAPAVLRNVLIGLGHPASTAQEIDASLLELQAVQQDRHLPPLLTSDVGVGLDLARYFAPQTPCEIHLEDGSRLNLKLDSEAVLPGLIPVGYQQVHIADQYFTLAVAPERCFSVGDAVDNPIPRAWGLSVQLYSLRRPGDGGFGDTQALEELVRVAGERGAEALAISPLHAMFSADTGRYSPYSPSSRLFLNSLYAAPGAILGERALRDAIDASGLAETFAQLEDLKLIDWPTAAEAKQQLLHALYEGFIAGDHPLHPDFASFRHSGGEALENHCRFEAIQEMRAARGESLDWRQWPAHWHDPRGAALEAFAEEYAERIGYFAFCQWLIHRCLERAQTAARSAGMGIGLIADLAVGADGAGSQAWSFQDELLASLTVGAPPDILNRSGQGWGISAFSPEGLIRNGFRAFIDMLRANFAHAGGLRIDHVMGLQRLWVIPNGALPADGAYLYYPVDDLLRLLTLESHRHQAIVLGEDLGTVPDGLREKLIARSMLGMRVLLFEQDNCHFKPILDWPDNALATTSTHDLPTINGWWHGRDIDWNARLGFVDANGEIEWRHHRQREREGLRSALSQDPQNFREESHEADQVVDAAVRFLGHTRAPLVLLPLEDALGINEQANLPGTVDTHPNWSRRLPGTSEALLDGADAARRLELLACARLQAAERDQ
- a CDS encoding malto-oligosyltrehalose synthase, giving the protein MNQTLIQPLRATLRLQFHQGFTLEQAVPLVPYFASLGISHIYASPLLAARSGSMHGYDVVDPTQVNPELGGELALRRLVSTLREHNMGLILDIVSNHMAVGGSDNPWWLDLLEWGRLSPYGEFFDIQWHSPDPLMEGQLLLPFLGSDYGVALQEGTLKLHFDADKGRFHVEHYDHHFPICPNDYGELLKSIEALKPLADRFSTLSYQTDAHALAIPLKDELRQLARDPQILAAIQRNLERYDSTTAEGFQQLHQLLERQSYRLASWRTAADDINWRRFFDINELGGLRVERPAVFEATHGKIFQLIAEGLVDGLRIDHIDGLADPRGYCRKLRRRVDLLAPGRHLPIYVEKILGAGETLHRDWAVDGTTGYEFMNQLSLLQHDPDGEYVLGDLWQRRTERPAAFIEEAQLARQQILNGSLASDCESVAQALLQVARDDLMTRDLTLGAIRRVLQALIVHFPVYRTYISAMGRSAEDEVFFQQAMDGARQTLSEADWPVLDCVATWLGGTPWRRKPRGRSRKILKHACVRFQQLTSPAAAKAVEDTALYRSAVLLSRNDVGYNTEQFSAPVSDFHAVNQRRLSEFADNLLATATHDHKRGEDTRARLAVLSERSHWYAEQVELWRALARPVRVDDQVPSAGDELILYQALLGSWPLDLRDDDQQGFADYAKRIWQWQQKALREAKLQSSWSAPNEAYENATQAFTEQLLTGDDGELLRAALAKTANSIAAAGALNGLAQTLLRMTVPGVPDLYQGNEFWDFSLVDPDNRRPVDYAARAQSLQEPLATVELLTNWRDGRIKQALIAEVLNLRAEHAGLFRRGTYQALEVLGRQAHNVLAFAREHEGKYAIVIVPIRCATLLENGAVPQVDALRWGDTRVVLPFAASDTNLKGLFSSSAVTKNRELNISDALGDVPVNLFIQHLT
- a CDS encoding DUF2934 domain-containing protein, with the protein product MSTDDKRIREFAYQIWESEGKPEGHEERHWEMARKLAEAEALAPKKPPKAAGSKTAGKTAADGKSAADKPKAAAKAKPATAAKVLPPGEKPAEKKPKAPRKPSAI